One window from the genome of Pseudanabaena yagii GIHE-NHR1 encodes:
- a CDS encoding caspase family protein yields the protein MGIARRQFLQAGLTSLIGWQFLTRDRVALAADQFVRQATGSTQRKRALLIGINQYEAKDDSQNSSQNFSQNNLSGWLPLHGCVNDVELQRELLIYRFGFAPQDIVTLTDREATRTNINNAITEHLVAQTLPDDLVMVHFSGHGSRLGNYNTLVPVDSGLPQKLENLQDITLREWQSWLKEITTDRLLCVIDAGFYYPNFSAIGNFRLRSRIGRSDWQAPQEIQQIEKQASGTFLRAASGEMLCADAQWSGFSSGAFTYALVQQLWQITPATTIHVVMSNLATTLDRKALHNDNLSIDKQVVAMVEVDAVKQKAIATNTFAELLSNPDLGCDGVIVNAIDRRTADISLAGLPITVLSNYMAGSILQVLPPKVADLSPVTNDSQDTATPPKQIATSPQTTVQVKSRNGFNAKVEVLNDYSTNQKLATGQLLQEVMRAISHNVKLAIALDAGLSKIERVDATSAFSTLPNMFGVNANEQCADCLFGVQSASYGLFTVGHNPILGSFGSVGESVGVAIKRLQPFLESLLAAKLIRATENQATSHLNVRVTLKAMIGVDERSVTLASKASARADLVPLNNAANNTVRTKAINIGDRLECQIENFSDQPLYVRIFCLDPRSKVLTPNFIATPYANDGVISPAETLTIPYPKAPMNWAVSAPQGMVDVQVVISRSPLLQVAKTLEASQRQASSLNGLIAVPNPLQVAQALLEDLDRAGKPSEFGNLANISDTWMLDVQQWATFNFNYQVA from the coding sequence ATGGGGATTGCAAGGCGACAATTCTTGCAGGCTGGGCTGACTAGCCTGATTGGATGGCAATTTCTCACTCGCGATCGCGTGGCACTTGCCGCCGATCAATTTGTTCGTCAAGCTACGGGATCGACACAACGCAAGAGGGCGCTATTGATTGGGATTAATCAATATGAGGCAAAGGACGATTCCCAAAATAGCTCTCAAAATTTTTCGCAAAATAACCTAAGCGGCTGGTTGCCTTTGCATGGATGTGTCAATGATGTGGAGTTGCAAAGGGAGCTATTAATTTATCGCTTTGGATTTGCCCCTCAGGATATTGTCACCCTCACCGATCGCGAAGCAACGCGCACTAATATTAACAATGCCATTACCGAACATTTAGTAGCCCAGACCCTTCCCGATGACTTGGTGATGGTGCATTTTAGTGGACATGGTTCGCGATTGGGTAACTACAATACGCTGGTTCCTGTGGATAGTGGCTTACCGCAAAAGCTGGAAAATTTGCAAGATATTACGTTACGGGAATGGCAAAGCTGGTTAAAAGAAATTACTACGGATCGGCTCTTGTGTGTGATTGATGCAGGATTTTACTATCCGAATTTCTCAGCGATTGGTAACTTTCGCCTGCGATCGCGGATTGGGCGTAGTGATTGGCAAGCGCCACAGGAAATTCAACAAATTGAAAAGCAAGCGAGCGGCACATTTTTACGCGCCGCATCAGGAGAAATGCTCTGTGCCGATGCTCAATGGTCAGGATTTAGTAGTGGTGCATTTACTTACGCCTTAGTGCAACAACTCTGGCAAATTACCCCCGCTACGACGATCCATGTGGTCATGAGTAATTTGGCAACTACCCTCGATCGCAAAGCGCTGCACAATGACAACCTTTCGATTGATAAGCAAGTGGTGGCGATGGTAGAAGTGGATGCCGTGAAACAAAAAGCGATCGCGACCAATACATTTGCCGAATTGCTTTCAAATCCTGACCTTGGCTGCGATGGCGTGATCGTTAATGCCATTGATCGCCGTACTGCCGACATCAGCTTAGCGGGCTTACCAATCACCGTTTTAAGTAACTACATGGCAGGTTCAATCTTGCAGGTGTTACCCCCTAAAGTTGCAGATTTATCGCCCGTAACGAATGACTCTCAAGATACTGCAACTCCTCCGAAGCAGATTGCGACTAGTCCCCAGACAACAGTGCAAGTTAAATCACGCAATGGATTTAATGCCAAAGTTGAAGTCCTAAATGATTACAGCACTAATCAAAAACTGGCAACAGGACAACTCCTCCAAGAAGTCATGCGCGCTATTTCGCACAATGTCAAATTAGCGATCGCCCTTGATGCGGGCTTAAGCAAAATCGAGCGTGTTGATGCTACTAGTGCCTTTTCGACTTTACCAAATATGTTTGGGGTCAATGCTAATGAGCAATGCGCGGACTGTCTCTTTGGTGTGCAATCGGCAAGCTATGGCTTATTTACGGTCGGACATAATCCTATTCTTGGTTCTTTTGGTTCCGTTGGTGAATCCGTCGGCGTTGCCATTAAGCGACTGCAACCCTTTCTGGAAAGTCTCCTTGCCGCGAAACTAATTCGTGCTACCGAAAATCAAGCCACATCTCACCTCAATGTGAGAGTAACCCTCAAAGCTATGATTGGTGTTGATGAACGTTCCGTTACGCTTGCGAGCAAAGCCTCCGCAAGAGCCGATCTCGTTCCACTGAATAATGCGGCAAATAACACCGTTCGCACTAAGGCAATTAATATTGGCGATCGCCTAGAATGCCAAATCGAAAATTTCAGCGATCAACCTCTCTATGTGAGAATTTTTTGCCTTGATCCACGTAGCAAAGTCCTCACTCCCAATTTCATCGCTACCCCCTATGCCAATGATGGCGTAATTTCGCCTGCGGAAACTCTCACCATTCCCTATCCCAAAGCTCCCATGAATTGGGCAGTTTCCGCGCCACAGGGAATGGTTGATGTCCAAGTGGTAATTAGCCGATCGCCTCTTTTGCAAGTAGCTAAGACTTTAGAAGCATCACAACGTCAAGCCTCATCTCTCAACGGACTGATTGCAGTTCCTAACCCATTACAAGTTGCTCAAGCATTATTGGAAGATCTTGATCGCGCAGGCAAACCCTCTGAGTTTGGCAATCTCGCGAATATCAGTGATACATGGATGTTAGATGTCCAGCAATGGGCTACCTTCAACTTTAATTATCAAGTTGCCTAA